One window of the Deltaproteobacteria bacterium HGW-Deltaproteobacteria-6 genome contains the following:
- a CDS encoding 6,7-dimethyl-8-ribityllumazine synthase, with amino-acid sequence MPKIIEGKIVAKGMKFAIAASRFNDFISGRLIEGAVDTLIRAGADEKDILIYKVPGAFELPLAAKKLAKSARFDAVICLGAVIRGATPHFEYVSAEVSKGIANVGLDADIPVVFGVLTTDTIEQAIERAGTKSGNKGADAAMAAIEMVDLFKKMNA; translated from the coding sequence ATGCCGAAAATCATTGAAGGGAAAATCGTTGCCAAAGGAATGAAGTTTGCGATTGCCGCAAGCCGATTCAACGATTTCATCAGCGGCCGGTTAATTGAGGGCGCGGTCGATACGCTGATTCGGGCCGGCGCAGATGAAAAAGATATTCTCATATACAAAGTGCCGGGTGCGTTTGAACTGCCGCTCGCGGCAAAAAAACTCGCCAAAAGCGCTCGCTTTGACGCGGTCATTTGCCTTGGAGCAGTCATTCGCGGCGCGACCCCGCATTTTGAATATGTCAGCGCGGAGGTGTCCAAGGGAATCGCCAATGTGGGACTGGACGCAGATATTCCGGTGGTCTTCGGCGTCCTGACAACGGATACGATTGAACAGGCCATTGAACGGGCCGGGACAAAGTCCGGCAATAAAGGGGCGGACGCGGCGATGGCGGCGATCGAAATGGTTGATCTGTTCAAAAAGATGAACGCGTAG